From a single Lentisphaera profundi genomic region:
- a CDS encoding cytochrome P450 — MKLESFNPWKGDFFDNPYPHFDKLRANEPVHWSEAFDGWVITSYELVKEVAMSSVFSSDKLNLLFNRLSPEQQKAMSPILENMRYWAIMLDGDDHKRIRTVLNKTFTTSFSESMRRRIEEICDELIAEMAKKDEFDLVTDFAYPFPATLIAWILGVPDDKVDWFKAVSGDLSQVFNLASNPDPECAKRCLVAAVEITEFLKKLLATPELLLEGSLAKSLFDSGLSEKEIISTLTLMLVAGHETTTQLIVNGIYTLLRHPNEKEKLMMDFSLIDSAVEEILRFESPVQNLARVATADYILGGVTIKKGQKVVPFINAANRDPQVFDHPSEFRIDRSPNKHLSFGFGKHLCTGAYLARMEGAISLEKLLKAFPHLRFAQKDQVVSWQKHVAFRQMESLILKA, encoded by the coding sequence ATGAAGCTAGAAAGTTTTAATCCTTGGAAAGGGGATTTTTTCGATAATCCTTATCCACATTTTGATAAGTTGAGAGCGAATGAGCCCGTTCATTGGAGTGAGGCTTTCGATGGTTGGGTAATCACCTCTTACGAGCTTGTGAAAGAAGTGGCGATGTCGAGTGTTTTTTCCTCTGATAAGCTCAATCTACTCTTTAATCGCTTGAGTCCTGAACAGCAAAAGGCGATGTCTCCCATTTTGGAGAATATGCGTTATTGGGCGATTATGCTAGATGGCGATGATCATAAGCGTATAAGAACAGTTTTAAATAAGACTTTTACCACATCTTTTAGCGAGAGTATGCGCAGGCGCATCGAAGAGATTTGCGATGAACTCATTGCGGAGATGGCAAAGAAAGATGAATTTGACCTCGTTACTGATTTTGCCTATCCCTTTCCTGCTACACTGATTGCTTGGATCCTCGGTGTCCCTGATGATAAAGTTGATTGGTTTAAGGCTGTCTCAGGAGATTTGAGTCAAGTTTTTAATTTGGCGAGTAATCCAGATCCTGAATGTGCAAAACGTTGCCTTGTTGCTGCAGTGGAAATCACGGAGTTTTTGAAAAAATTACTAGCGACGCCAGAGCTTTTGCTAGAAGGCTCTCTAGCAAAGAGTTTATTCGATAGTGGACTCAGTGAAAAAGAAATCATATCGACTTTGACCTTGATGTTAGTGGCAGGTCATGAAACGACCACACAACTCATTGTCAATGGAATTTATACTTTATTACGTCACCCTAATGAAAAAGAAAAGTTGATGATGGATTTTTCTTTGATTGATAGTGCGGTGGAAGAAATTTTGCGTTTTGAATCACCTGTACAAAATTTAGCCCGAGTGGCGACAGCAGATTATATCTTAGGCGGAGTAACAATAAAAAAAGGTCAAAAAGTCGTGCCATTCATCAATGCCGCGAATAGAGATCCTCAAGTCTTTGATCATCCCAGTGAATTTAGAATAGATCGTTCGCCGAATAAGCACTTAAGTTTTGGCTTCGGCAAGCATTTGTGTACAGGTGCCTATTTAGCACGTATGGAAGGCGCAATTTCCCTTGAGAAATTGCTGAAAGCATTTCCTCATTTGCGCTTCGCGCAAAAAGATCAGGTAGTAAGCTGGCAGAAGCACGTGGCCTTCCGACAAATGGAAAGCCTCATCCTTAAAGCTTAG
- a CDS encoding PhnA domain-containing protein → MAKGKDEFEARKQVVSLYGKDLARRCKSLCELCGESTSLEIFEVAPVADPEYAKCAMICEVCKTQVEDPAEINVNHWHCLNETAWTEEPAVQVLIWRLLGHLKAESWAQDLKEQLYLEEEVLEWAEDDGTKKKATHFDSNNDPLFEGDSVHIIKDLDVRGASFTAKRGTAVKNIHLCTNPEHVEGRVSGTKIVLKACFLKKSN, encoded by the coding sequence ATGGCTAAGGGAAAAGATGAATTCGAAGCACGTAAGCAAGTCGTAAGTTTATATGGTAAAGATTTGGCGCGTCGCTGCAAGTCTTTATGTGAGCTCTGTGGTGAGAGCACCAGTTTAGAAATTTTTGAAGTTGCTCCAGTGGCTGATCCAGAGTATGCGAAATGCGCAATGATCTGTGAAGTTTGTAAAACGCAAGTGGAGGACCCAGCTGAAATTAATGTGAACCACTGGCATTGCCTCAATGAAACGGCATGGACTGAAGAGCCGGCGGTACAGGTTTTGATTTGGCGTTTGTTAGGTCATCTCAAAGCAGAAAGCTGGGCGCAAGATTTAAAAGAACAGCTTTACCTAGAGGAAGAAGTTCTTGAATGGGCTGAAGATGATGGCACAAAGAAAAAAGCGACTCATTTCGATAGTAATAATGATCCCTTATTTGAAGGTGACTCAGTTCATATTATAAAAGATTTAGATGTTCGCGGCGCAAGTTTTACAGCTAAGCGTGGAACGGCAGTGAAAAATATTCATTTATGTACCAATCCAGAGCATGTAGAAGGGCGCGTTAGCGGAACAAAAATTGTTTTAAAAGCCTGCTTCTTGAAAAAGAGTAATTAG
- a CDS encoding sulfite exporter TauE/SafE family protein → MSFIESLSGSDWIILYVSALIVGFAKTGITGIGILAVPLFAMVFPAEKSAGLLLPVLCVADLIAVFYYRNHADWKQIWRLMPWVAIGLLSATLIYYFGRQEGTFLGDFIRTSMKPSMGVIVLLVQAFGLWRKNHKEVPTSKTSAGIAGVAAGFTSMLANAAGPIMAIYFLMMKLPKKTFIGTKAWFFLIINYVKIPLMIFGANSINTQTLILNAKLIPAVLIGSFLGVRLVNLIPEDKFRIMVQILVFASCLKLIFG, encoded by the coding sequence ATGTCTTTTATTGAGAGCTTATCGGGTTCGGATTGGATTATCCTTTATGTGAGTGCCCTGATTGTAGGCTTTGCAAAGACGGGTATTACAGGAATTGGGATTTTGGCCGTGCCTCTTTTTGCGATGGTTTTTCCTGCTGAGAAATCAGCGGGCTTATTACTTCCCGTCTTGTGTGTAGCCGATTTGATTGCGGTTTTTTATTACCGGAACCATGCTGATTGGAAGCAGATTTGGCGTTTGATGCCATGGGTGGCAATTGGTCTACTGAGTGCCACACTTATTTATTATTTTGGGAGGCAGGAAGGGACCTTCTTAGGAGATTTCATTCGTACGAGTATGAAGCCGAGCATGGGAGTTATCGTACTCTTAGTTCAGGCTTTTGGCTTATGGCGTAAAAATCACAAAGAAGTCCCCACGAGTAAAACTTCCGCAGGGATAGCAGGGGTAGCGGCAGGTTTTACTAGTATGCTAGCCAATGCGGCGGGGCCAATCATGGCTATATATTTCTTGATGATGAAGTTGCCGAAAAAAACTTTTATAGGAACCAAGGCTTGGTTTTTTCTGATTATTAATTACGTCAAAATCCCACTGATGATTTTTGGTGCGAATTCAATTAATACTCAGACACTTATTTTAAATGCGAAATTAATTCCCGCGGTACTGATTGGAAGTTTTCTCGGCGTACGTCTCGTGAATTTGATCCCAGAGGATAAATTCCGCATCATGGTTCAAATACTTGTCTTTGCCTCTTGTTTAAAGCTTATCTTTGGGTAG
- the eno gene encoding phosphopyruvate hydratase, producing MSTIIDIIAREILDSRGNPTLEVEVILEDGTVGRAAVPSGASTGEHEAHELRDGDKDRYLGKGVLKAVDNVENVIVEELVGYDVTDQAAIDKTMIELDGTPNKSKLGANAILGVSLACAHAAANFLQIPLYRYIGGSNAKVLPVPMMNIINGGSHSDAPIAFQEFMIRPIGAKTFSEGLRMGVEVFHNLKTVLKARNLSTAVGDEGGFAPVLDGTEDALESIIKAIELAGYKAGRKEDGADISIGLDCAAAEFYDKATGNYNYAKFEGEGGAVLTSKEQAAYLTDLVAKYPIDSIEDGMDENDWDGWKELNTLVGHKCQLVGDDLFVTNVDYLAKGIELDCANSILIKVNQIGTLTETLDAISMANRNGWTAVVSHRSGETEDTTIADIAVAVNAGQIKTGSASRSDRIAKYNQLLRIEEELGDLAVYGN from the coding sequence ATGTCTACTATTATCGACATTATTGCTCGCGAAATCCTCGACTCACGTGGTAACCCAACTCTTGAAGTAGAAGTAATCCTCGAAGACGGCACTGTTGGCCGTGCAGCTGTACCTTCTGGCGCATCTACTGGCGAGCATGAAGCTCACGAACTCCGTGATGGCGACAAAGATCGTTACCTCGGTAAAGGTGTTCTCAAGGCTGTTGACAACGTTGAAAACGTTATCGTAGAAGAACTCGTAGGTTACGACGTAACTGACCAAGCTGCTATCGACAAAACCATGATCGAACTTGACGGCACACCTAATAAGTCAAAGCTCGGTGCTAACGCTATCCTCGGTGTTTCACTCGCATGTGCTCACGCTGCTGCTAACTTCCTCCAGATCCCACTTTACCGTTATATCGGTGGATCAAACGCTAAAGTGCTTCCTGTACCAATGATGAATATCATCAACGGTGGTTCTCACTCAGATGCGCCTATCGCTTTCCAAGAGTTCATGATCCGTCCAATCGGTGCTAAAACTTTCTCTGAAGGTCTTCGCATGGGTGTTGAAGTTTTCCATAACCTCAAGACTGTTCTAAAAGCGCGTAACCTCTCTACTGCAGTTGGTGACGAAGGTGGATTCGCTCCTGTTCTTGACGGAACTGAAGACGCACTCGAATCAATCATCAAAGCTATTGAGCTTGCTGGCTACAAAGCTGGTCGCAAAGAAGACGGCGCTGATATCTCTATCGGTCTTGACTGTGCAGCTGCTGAGTTCTACGACAAAGCAACTGGTAACTACAACTACGCTAAATTCGAAGGCGAAGGCGGAGCTGTTCTCACTTCTAAAGAGCAAGCTGCTTACCTTACTGACCTCGTTGCTAAATACCCAATCGACTCTATCGAAGATGGTATGGACGAAAATGACTGGGATGGTTGGAAAGAACTCAATACTCTCGTTGGCCACAAATGTCAGCTCGTTGGTGATGATCTCTTCGTTACTAACGTTGACTACCTCGCTAAAGGTATCGAGCTTGATTGCGCTAACTCTATCCTCATTAAAGTGAACCAAATTGGTACACTCACTGAGACACTCGACGCAATCTCTATGGCTAACCGTAACGGTTGGACAGCTGTTGTTTCTCACCGTTCTGGCGAAACAGAAGATACTACTATTGCTGACATTGCAGTAGCTGTAAATGCTGGCCAAATCAAAACTGGTTCTGCTTCACGCTCTGACCGTATTGCTAAATACAACCAACTTCTTCGCATTGAAGAAGAGCTTGGTGATCTAGCAGTATACGGCAACTAA
- a CDS encoding protein kinase domain-containing protein encodes MSDVDEEVILIVDDNANNLQVLFKTLQVLGKKILIAKGGVQALATVEKVKPSIILLDVMMPDKDGYTVCAELKAEEETKDIPIIFLSALGQVEDKVKGLDLGAVDFITKPFQAEEVISRVKTQLRLRNLSEKLKAKNSLLEEELKRIKYLGKEAQRELSGPLLGDSLVLQDLKEKIEHSGIMAKPLMLLGKPSCGENVIAREIHQASKFNERAFVQLNCALMYQRESEVLQSDNELLEKFDLAKGGCIYFEQIDKLPLDKQQGIIGYIKNHWTRKNIEEGLVIFHTNRDYEKKEISSDLIEYLCDNFIQIPRLHERASDIEAISKFYANKYGLKLAKTIDGLSKDSVENLVQYSWPGDIGELENLIERAVFKSDSNYLEISKEDLEGEQTIGAYKLDGMLGDGGMGEVWRGMHKLLARPAAIKLIKNLDSALLSKETLLQRFHREARSTANLRSPHTVTLYDYGVTDMGEFYYVMELLEGLSLGELINKFGAIKSSRAIYLMKQTCRSLAEAHRLGMVHRDIKPDNLFIAKLGEEYDFLKVLDFGIVSNAGVEDSNLTNGQPIGTPNFMAPETAMSKELSGLADIYSLACTFYVALTGSHVFDAPTPMAVMLKHIQDKPVDIREAAGFDMPEAFADILMRCLEKDPQKRPQSAGILYDELNKIPLDDWGGQIAKDWWSEYVDLKDNKEYSEAMSDTFKTMVIDPE; translated from the coding sequence GTGAGTGATGTTGACGAAGAAGTGATCTTGATTGTCGATGATAATGCTAACAATTTACAGGTTTTATTCAAGACTTTACAGGTTTTAGGCAAAAAAATACTGATTGCAAAAGGCGGAGTCCAGGCACTTGCAACCGTGGAGAAAGTAAAGCCATCCATCATTTTGTTAGATGTAATGATGCCAGATAAAGATGGTTATACAGTTTGTGCGGAGTTAAAGGCTGAAGAAGAGACGAAAGATATTCCCATTATCTTTTTATCGGCATTAGGTCAAGTAGAGGATAAGGTCAAAGGCTTGGATCTTGGAGCGGTAGATTTCATTACTAAGCCCTTTCAGGCAGAGGAGGTTATTTCACGAGTTAAGACACAGCTGCGTCTAAGGAATTTGAGTGAAAAGTTAAAAGCCAAAAATTCCTTATTGGAAGAAGAGTTAAAGCGAATCAAGTATTTAGGTAAAGAGGCTCAGCGTGAACTCAGTGGTCCATTGCTTGGTGATAGCCTGGTTTTACAGGATTTAAAAGAAAAGATTGAACACTCAGGGATTATGGCTAAGCCACTGATGTTATTAGGTAAGCCTAGTTGTGGCGAAAATGTAATTGCGAGAGAAATTCATCAGGCCTCGAAGTTTAATGAGCGAGCATTTGTGCAGTTAAACTGTGCCTTGATGTACCAAAGGGAGTCTGAAGTTTTACAGAGCGATAATGAGCTCCTTGAAAAATTTGACCTTGCTAAAGGTGGATGTATTTATTTTGAACAAATAGATAAGTTACCTTTAGATAAACAGCAAGGAATTATCGGATATATAAAAAATCACTGGACGCGTAAAAATATTGAAGAAGGCTTAGTTATTTTTCATACGAATAGAGATTATGAAAAAAAGGAAATCAGTTCCGATTTAATAGAGTATTTATGTGATAATTTCATTCAAATTCCACGACTGCATGAGCGCGCTTCCGATATTGAGGCAATTTCAAAATTCTATGCGAATAAGTATGGTCTGAAATTAGCTAAGACTATTGATGGCCTAAGTAAAGATAGTGTTGAGAATCTGGTTCAGTATTCTTGGCCTGGAGATATTGGTGAGTTAGAGAATTTAATTGAAAGAGCGGTTTTTAAAAGTGACTCTAATTATTTAGAGATTAGTAAAGAAGACTTGGAGGGAGAGCAAACCATTGGTGCCTACAAATTAGATGGGATGTTAGGTGATGGTGGGATGGGAGAGGTTTGGCGTGGGATGCACAAATTATTGGCGCGTCCGGCAGCGATAAAGCTCATCAAAAATTTGGATTCGGCATTGTTGAGTAAAGAAACTTTATTGCAGCGCTTTCATAGAGAGGCGAGATCTACGGCGAATTTACGATCGCCTCACACGGTGACTTTATATGATTATGGTGTCACTGATATGGGTGAATTCTATTATGTAATGGAATTACTTGAGGGTTTGAGTTTGGGTGAATTAATCAATAAATTTGGAGCCATCAAGTCAAGTCGAGCAATCTATCTCATGAAGCAAACTTGCCGCAGTTTAGCCGAAGCGCATCGTTTAGGAATGGTGCATCGAGATATTAAACCGGATAATCTCTTTATCGCAAAGCTAGGAGAAGAATATGACTTCTTAAAGGTTTTGGATTTTGGTATTGTTTCAAATGCAGGAGTCGAAGATAGTAATTTGACCAATGGACAGCCTATAGGCACGCCGAACTTTATGGCGCCCGAGACGGCAATGAGTAAAGAGCTTAGTGGCCTAGCGGACATTTATTCCTTAGCGTGTACATTTTATGTAGCTTTAACCGGATCACATGTTTTTGATGCCCCAACACCGATGGCAGTTATGCTAAAGCATATTCAAGATAAACCCGTAGATATCCGAGAGGCAGCAGGCTTTGACATGCCAGAAGCGTTTGCCGATATTTTAATGAGGTGTTTGGAGAAAGATCCTCAAAAGCGACCACAGTCAGCGGGGATTTTGTATGATGAGTTAAACAAGATTCCTTTAGATGATTGGGGCGGCCAAATTGCGAAAGATTGGTGGTCAGAGTATGTGGACTTGAAGGATAATAAGGAATATTCTGAAGCCATGTCTGATACATTTAAAACGATGGTCATCGACCCTGAATAA
- a CDS encoding sensor histidine kinase, which translates to MIVLGNVTVKAEACVLALRKKFYTLFKMFAFEEVCCSRKVSFLSELLRQLDCKTELLIKIERQSMGAYLCLELSRENKLNLPFEVFFTEVCDKGDKLILKDFLGTDFQMIEQEVEGIRGSFNKKTVEELLLELEHKNAELADHGTLLEEKVFQRTQEAEKARAEAEKANVEKSQFLSNMSHELRTPLNGVLGYTQVLQNSPDLQTKYQSSLKGIMNCGEHLLTVINDILDISKIEAGKLELFYDEVDISRIVNETEDILRYKALEKNLSLGHSLNPEIPQYIQSDVTKLRQILVNLVGNAVKYTSTGSVDLKVEIQGQYLKFLVIDTGIGIPAEKQKRVFEAFRQDEGGRKEGGTGLGLAICVKLVEALGGEIGLESEEGKGSSFWFTHPAKFEGVAKLGEKTEGSLAKVSLEEVAHGVPVLEMKELSLDQAWLKDLEQATILGDFSELETLAMKLSDQVSEASLKEIILEKANAFDFDAIQKIIDDYKEVSGE; encoded by the coding sequence ATGATTGTATTAGGCAATGTGACGGTGAAAGCGGAAGCCTGTGTTTTGGCTTTGAGGAAAAAATTCTATACGCTTTTTAAAATGTTTGCTTTTGAGGAAGTTTGCTGTTCACGCAAAGTGAGTTTCCTCTCGGAATTACTCAGGCAATTGGATTGCAAAACTGAGCTTTTAATAAAAATTGAGAGGCAGTCGATGGGTGCCTACTTATGTTTAGAATTAAGCCGAGAAAACAAATTGAATCTCCCTTTTGAAGTCTTTTTCACAGAAGTTTGTGATAAGGGCGACAAGCTGATTTTGAAAGATTTTTTGGGGACTGACTTCCAGATGATTGAGCAAGAAGTCGAAGGTATCCGTGGAAGCTTCAACAAGAAAACCGTAGAGGAGCTATTGTTAGAATTGGAGCACAAGAATGCTGAGCTAGCTGATCATGGAACTTTATTAGAAGAGAAAGTTTTTCAACGAACACAAGAAGCCGAGAAAGCACGAGCCGAAGCGGAAAAAGCGAATGTGGAAAAGAGTCAATTTTTGTCAAATATGAGTCATGAATTACGAACCCCTTTAAATGGAGTGTTGGGTTATACCCAAGTATTGCAAAATTCCCCGGACCTCCAGACTAAGTACCAAAGCAGTTTGAAGGGGATAATGAATTGTGGTGAGCATTTGCTGACGGTGATTAATGATATTTTAGATATCTCAAAAATTGAAGCAGGCAAATTAGAACTTTTTTATGACGAGGTAGATATCAGTAGGATCGTCAATGAGACTGAGGATATTTTAAGGTACAAAGCTTTAGAGAAAAACTTGAGTTTAGGTCATTCTCTTAATCCAGAGATACCGCAATATATTCAGTCTGACGTGACTAAGTTACGGCAGATTTTAGTTAACTTAGTAGGGAATGCCGTTAAATATACATCGACAGGCAGTGTGGATCTCAAAGTTGAAATCCAAGGTCAATATCTTAAGTTTTTAGTGATCGATACCGGGATAGGAATTCCCGCAGAGAAACAAAAAAGAGTTTTTGAGGCCTTTAGGCAGGATGAGGGAGGAAGGAAAGAAGGTGGGACCGGTTTAGGTCTAGCGATCTGTGTGAAGCTAGTGGAAGCATTAGGTGGCGAGATCGGTTTGGAAAGTGAAGAGGGCAAGGGCAGTAGTTTTTGGTTTACGCACCCCGCTAAATTTGAAGGAGTCGCTAAGCTAGGAGAAAAAACCGAGGGCTCCTTAGCTAAGGTGAGCTTGGAAGAAGTAGCTCATGGAGTTCCAGTTTTGGAAATGAAAGAACTTTCCTTAGATCAAGCTTGGTTGAAAGACTTAGAGCAAGCCACCATCTTGGGTGACTTTAGTGAATTAGAGACCTTGGCAATGAAGCTGAGTGATCAAGTCAGTGAAGCGAGCTTAAAAGAAATTATTTTAGAAAAAGCTAATGCCTTTGATTTTGATGCGATACAAAAAATAATAGATGATTATAAAGAGGTTTCAGGTGAGTGA
- a CDS encoding SpoIIE family protein phosphatase, which produces MKFAIKTQALMGERRCGDWGHHEEFENGSQVAILIDVTGHGELAALLVDKIKNLMVFEESKTVENYLDELNDICSGTVGCAAGVLIIDMNNKLHFSAMGNVLCHYFLNGVSKSFVSKDGMLGHRKGSYFTQSVKLMENDVLLLHTDGIKNLNNKRLLILEHENIDAIVHRAVRDFGKMTDDMGCLGVKI; this is translated from the coding sequence ATGAAATTCGCCATAAAAACTCAAGCTTTAATGGGAGAGCGCCGATGTGGAGACTGGGGTCATCATGAAGAATTTGAGAATGGGAGTCAAGTTGCCATTTTGATTGATGTTACTGGGCATGGAGAACTTGCGGCTCTGCTCGTGGATAAAATTAAAAATCTCATGGTTTTTGAAGAGAGTAAAACAGTAGAGAATTACTTAGATGAACTTAATGATATTTGTTCTGGAACAGTGGGTTGTGCTGCAGGTGTTTTAATTATTGACATGAATAATAAATTACATTTCTCTGCAATGGGTAATGTATTGTGCCACTATTTTTTAAACGGAGTGAGTAAAAGTTTTGTGTCAAAAGATGGCATGTTGGGGCATAGGAAAGGCAGCTATTTCACACAATCAGTTAAGCTAATGGAGAATGATGTTTTATTATTACACACTGATGGCATAAAGAATTTGAATAATAAACGATTGCTCATATTAGAGCATGAAAATATAGATGCGATAGTACATCGGGCAGTGCGCGACTTTGGTAAAATGACTGATGATATGGGGTGCTTAGGGGTGAAAATATGA
- a CDS encoding ATP-binding protein codes for MDKLNCYIYDDVSVATGIIEAKEWLGLCIKDKHSQSLFLTVFSELAQNINKYADRGKISLTITQNSHGEYLQVYSKDHGPGIADIENALCDNYSTSGSLGLGLPGIKRIMDHLEIESEEGCGVTITAEKSL; via the coding sequence ATGGATAAGCTTAATTGTTATATATATGATGATGTATCAGTCGCGACTGGTATTATTGAGGCAAAAGAGTGGTTGGGCTTATGTATCAAAGATAAACATTCGCAAAGTTTGTTTTTAACTGTTTTTTCTGAACTCGCACAAAATATCAATAAATATGCTGATAGAGGAAAAATATCCTTGACCATTACTCAAAATAGTCATGGTGAGTACTTACAAGTATACTCAAAAGACCATGGGCCAGGTATCGCAGATATAGAGAATGCTTTATGTGATAATTATAGTACGTCTGGTAGTTTGGGTCTCGGTTTACCCGGGATTAAGCGGATTATGGATCATTTGGAGATAGAATCAGAAGAAGGCTGTGGAGTTACAATTACCGCAGAGAAGTCCTTATGA
- a CDS encoding protoglobin domain-containing protein — MISKHSDTICNYKSQELLELFQISSEDIELIQAAGKDLADHLDDFIADFYVWLEKSQEFTIFFSDKQLLQQVKNMQRRYWQEFLLAKIDEDYVLSREKIGLTHARIGLSLSAYFVAVDHSLFLWIKRILASKCKQDLDAVCRAFTKMVHLDTMIVVEAFSFMTNKTISKQSQALMEMSTPVTEIWDDILMLPLVGIIDSKRSQDVMNSILSKIAQTQARICILDISGVAVVDTAVANHLIKISKATRLMGCECTFSGISPAIAQTIVELGIDVGSIRTNSNLKDALNHALTSQGIGIVKS; from the coding sequence ATGATTAGTAAGCATAGTGACACCATTTGTAATTATAAATCGCAAGAATTACTGGAGCTTTTTCAGATAAGTTCGGAAGATATCGAACTGATTCAAGCAGCAGGTAAAGACTTAGCGGATCATTTAGATGACTTTATTGCTGACTTTTATGTGTGGTTAGAAAAGTCGCAAGAGTTCACGATATTTTTCTCAGACAAGCAACTTTTACAGCAAGTTAAAAATATGCAGCGTAGGTATTGGCAGGAATTTTTGTTGGCCAAAATTGATGAGGACTATGTTCTGAGTCGTGAAAAGATAGGCTTGACTCATGCGAGAATAGGCTTGTCGCTATCTGCGTACTTTGTAGCCGTAGATCATTCCTTATTTTTATGGATAAAAAGGATTTTAGCATCTAAATGCAAACAAGATTTAGATGCAGTTTGTCGAGCCTTTACGAAAATGGTTCATCTCGATACGATGATTGTAGTCGAAGCCTTTAGCTTTATGACCAACAAAACAATTTCTAAACAAAGTCAAGCACTGATGGAAATGTCGACTCCCGTGACTGAGATTTGGGATGATATATTGATGTTGCCCTTAGTCGGGATTATCGATTCCAAGAGAAGTCAGGATGTGATGAATTCAATTTTATCCAAAATAGCGCAGACACAAGCGCGAATCTGTATTTTGGATATTAGTGGTGTCGCAGTGGTTGATACTGCCGTTGCCAATCACTTGATTAAGATAAGTAAAGCGACTCGTCTCATGGGCTGTGAATGTACTTTTTCAGGTATTTCTCCCGCGATTGCACAAACCATTGTTGAGCTTGGTATTGATGTCGGAAGTATACGAACAAACTCCAACTTAAAAGATGCTTTAAATCATGCGCTTACGAGTCAAGGCATTGGAATTGTAAAGAGTTAA
- the argG gene encoding argininosuccinate synthase, translating to MLLKDLKGKKIGICVSGGLDSKTVTKRLMEEGLDVICFSADLAQPDEKDINDIITKMEPCGAPTYIVDVKDDMAEICYETIKASATYDGGYWNTTGIARAVTVRGIVRAMQEHGVEVLCHGATGRGNDQMRFERYTRALAPEMGVYAPWRDPELLEQFPGRTEMADYLAQFDIPAVIGMKKKYSTDANLAGLSHEAEDLEELETSCLIVEPTMGVWPADAPDKIENVTLTFQHGYCTTINGEKVSPLQAMEKANEIAGRNGVWMKNALENRIIGTKSRGVYEAPGMVLLHAGLENILQATLDRNSFSLYKQMGDLISNLVYDGRYYDKSCQAARAAIDTLTESAEGEVTLGLYKGNVFFQSMTDIYASLYNEADSSMEASDGLNPASSQGFADIISVETAALAKAGQFDDC from the coding sequence ATGTTGCTCAAAGACTTAAAAGGCAAAAAAATCGGCATCTGTGTATCAGGTGGACTCGATTCAAAAACTGTTACAAAAAGACTCATGGAAGAAGGCCTCGACGTTATCTGCTTCAGTGCTGACCTCGCCCAGCCTGATGAAAAAGACATTAACGATATCATCACCAAGATGGAACCTTGTGGCGCTCCAACATATATCGTTGACGTTAAAGATGACATGGCTGAAATCTGCTACGAAACTATTAAAGCTTCTGCTACTTATGACGGTGGCTACTGGAACACAACTGGTATTGCTCGTGCTGTAACAGTTCGTGGTATCGTTCGCGCCATGCAAGAGCATGGTGTTGAGGTTCTTTGTCACGGTGCAACGGGTCGTGGCAATGATCAAATGCGTTTCGAACGTTACACTCGTGCTCTCGCACCAGAAATGGGCGTTTACGCTCCTTGGCGTGATCCTGAGCTCCTTGAACAATTCCCTGGCCGTACAGAAATGGCTGACTACTTAGCTCAATTCGACATCCCTGCAGTCATTGGCATGAAGAAAAAATACTCCACTGATGCAAATCTTGCAGGACTTTCACACGAAGCAGAAGACCTCGAAGAACTCGAAACATCTTGCCTTATCGTGGAACCAACTATGGGCGTATGGCCCGCTGACGCTCCCGATAAAATCGAAAATGTCACACTCACTTTTCAGCATGGCTATTGCACGACAATCAATGGCGAGAAAGTCTCACCATTGCAAGCCATGGAAAAAGCCAATGAAATCGCTGGCCGCAATGGCGTTTGGATGAAAAATGCTTTAGAGAATCGTATCATTGGTACTAAATCTCGCGGTGTTTACGAAGCTCCTGGAATGGTACTTCTCCACGCTGGCCTAGAGAATATCCTTCAAGCCACTCTTGATCGCAATTCCTTCTCACTCTACAAGCAAATGGGAGATTTAATCTCTAACCTTGTCTATGATGGTCGTTACTACGATAAATCATGCCAAGCTGCTCGCGCGGCTATCGACACTCTCACTGAGTCTGCTGAAGGCGAAGTTACACTAGGTCTTTACAAAGGAAATGTCTTTTTCCAGAGTATGACCGATATCTACGCTTCACTTTACAATGAAGCTGATAGCTCAATGGAAGCTTCTGACGGATTAAATCCTGCTTCGAGTCAAGGTTTTGCAGATATCATTTCTGTGGAAACTGCGGCCCTCGCAAAAGCTGGTCAATTCGACGACTGCTAA